From one Liolophura sinensis isolate JHLJ2023 chromosome 10, CUHK_Ljap_v2, whole genome shotgun sequence genomic stretch:
- the LOC135476316 gene encoding protein ABHD15-like, with the protein MIFWWTMLSIPLPFVITVVGTMVLTAFVYLKSMLKPRDYLPKLFYKESALTKHLLKRCRGLTRPFRPPLWAQNAHVQTFMAAFLPGPRVEFDREYLQMKDRGVVALDWVIPENHKSNPKKTNPVLIVLPGMTGDAVSVAGLCYDGAKKGYRVVVFNKRGHGGSVLTTAMLQSFGDPSDLRQVVKYIRGRYPKAKLTAAGISAGSGLLVSYLGEFGSSSYLSAAVCISPGYDAWELFTKHVFAFYDFCLLFSLKRLLSTHSSALSKVVDVPAAMQSKTLCEFDRLVYCKLYGCNSLQEYWEKNNPMRDVDDIAVPVLCINSLDDPVCVKGNIPFELFKYYPNFFLVATEKGGHCGFLEGTPPKPWANKLALEYLSAVLEFFTIHGER; encoded by the coding sequence ATGATATTCTGGTGGACAATGTTGTCGATACCTCTACCGTTTGTTATCACCGTCGTCGGCACCATGGTTCTAACGGCGTTTGTGTATTTAAAATCAATGCTGAAGCCAAGGGATTACTTGCCCAAACTTTTCTACAAGGAATCTGCTTTGACAAAACACCTTCTGAAACGATGTCGTGGTTTAACCCGACCCTTCCGCCCGCCCTTATGGGCACAGAATGCCCACGTTCAAACTTTCATGGCAGCATTTTTACCTGGACCACGCGTGGAGTTCGACCGGGAGTATCTTCAAATGAAGGACAGGGGAGTTGTCGCCCTTGATTGGGTAATACCGGAAAACCATAAAAGTAACCCAAAGAAGACGAATCCTGTGCTCATAGTCCTGCCCGGGATGACTGGAGATGCCGTAAGTGTAGCTGGTCTGTGTTACGACGGCGCTAAGAAGGGCTACCGCGTTGTAGTGTTCAACAAACGGGGCCACGGTGGCAGTGTCTTGACTACGGCCATGCTGCAGAGTTTCGGAGACCCTTCGGACCTCCGACAAGTTGTGAAGTACATTCGCGGGCGCTATCCTAAAGCCAAACTGACGGCTGCGGGGATCAGCGCCGGTTCGGGCCTTCTAGTGTCTTACTTGGGCGAGTTCGGCTCCTCATCTTACCTCAGCGCCGCCGTGTGCATATCTCCAGGCTACGACGCCTGGGAACTGTTTACCAAACACGTCTTTGCCTTTTACGACTTTTGTCTCTTGTTCAGCCTAAAACGGCTCCTCAGCACACATTCTAGTGCCCTGTCTAAAGTCGTGGACGTCCCTGCGGCAATGCAGAGCAAAACGTTGTGCGAGTTCGATAGGCTGGTGTACTGTAAACTGTACGGCTGTAACTCCCTTCAGGAATACTGGGAGAAAAATAATCCCATGCGGGACGTGGACGATATTGCCGTCCCTGTGTTGTGTATCAACAGCCTAGACGACCCTGTCTGTGTAAAAGGGAATATTCcatttgaattatttaaatattacCCGAACTTTTTCCTCGTGGCCACTGAGAAAGGAGGCCATTGCGGTTTCCTGGAAGGGACGCCACCAAAGCCATGGGCGAACAAACTCGCTCTTGAGTACTTGTCCGCCGTGTTAGAGTTTTTCACCATACATGGCGAAAGGTAA